The following coding sequences lie in one Benincasa hispida cultivar B227 chromosome 6, ASM972705v1, whole genome shotgun sequence genomic window:
- the LOC120079661 gene encoding ubiquitin C-terminal hydrolase 22-like — MSSNFHHHHRHHPNLPFNSQISPPSCPHLADFRSRNGSKSFRLLQDCLRVKPPGGRAAIRRDPNEVPRCGSCGDSARPRLYACVTCAAVSCHAPPSHSHAAAHAESMPPGHEIAVDVDRAELFCCACRDQVYDRDFDAAVVLAQTTASTLGGNAVSSSGVSPSQPLLPPENLRKRRRVDYQPWIPDLRERVLVGANSSPLDCANSNLGSESELPWGLRGLNNLGNTCFMNSVLQALLHTPPLRNFFLSDRHNRYFCQRNVNGGNINSNANDGNGSKNSRICLACDLDAMFSAVFSGDRTPYSPAKFLFSWWQHAANLASYEQQDAHEFFISILEGIHEKVDKDRRKPYSQGNGDCCIAHRVFSGILRSDVMCMACGFTSTTYDPCVDISLDLEPNLGGSSKMAAARSNLSCNGEADCMNSSQNQRLSSLVGCLDQFTRPEKLGSDQKFFCQQCQVRQESLKQMSIRKLPLVSCFHIKRFEHSSVRKMSRKVDRYLQFPFSLDMAPYLSSSILRSRFGNRIFPFDGDEQDGCNETSSEFELFAVITHKGKLDAGHYVTYLRLSNQWYKCDDAWITQVNENIVRAAQGYMMFYVQKMLYYKASEKQSAS, encoded by the exons CCCCCGGTGGCCGCGCCGCCATACGCCGAGACCCTAACGAGGTCCCCCGATGCGGTTCCTGCGGCGATTCCGCTCGTCCTAGGCTTTACGCTTGTGTAACCTGCGCTGCCGTGTCCTGTCACGCTCCGCCTTCCCATTCCCACGCTGCTGCCCACGCCGAATCAATGCCGCCTGGTCACGAGATCGCTGTCGATGTCGATCGTGCAGAGCTTTTCTGCTGTGCTTGCCGTGACCAGGTTTACGACCGTGACTTTGACGCTGCGGTGGTGTTGGCGCAAACGACGGCGTCTACTCTTGGTGGGAATGCTGTGTCTTCCAGTGGAGTGTCGCCGTCGCAGCCTCTGCTTCCACCGGAGAATCTGAGGAAGCGGCGGAGGGTTGATTATCAGCCCTGGATACCGGATCTGAGGGAGAGGGTTTTAGTAGGTGCTAACTCGAGTCCACTTGATTGTGCGAATTCCAATCTGGGTTCTGAATCCGAGTTGCCTTGGGGGTTGCGGGGATTGAATAATTTGGGGAATACGTGTTTTATGAACTCGGTGTTGCAAGCATTACTGCATACTCCGCCGTTGAGGAATTTTTTCTTGAGCGATCGCCATAATCGCTATTTTTGTCAGAGAAATGTCAATGGGGGCAATATAAATTCGAATGCTAATGATGGGAATGGCAGTAAAAATTCGCGCATCTGTTTAGCTTGTGATCTGGATGCTATGTTTTCTGCTGTCTTCTCCGGCGATCGGACCCCTTACAGTCCAGCAAAATTTTTATTCAG TTGGTGGCAACATGCTGCAAACCTCGCAAGTTATGAACAACAAGATGCACACGAATTTTTCATCTCTATTCTTGAAGGCATCCACGAAAAAGTGGACAAAGATCGGCGCAAACCTTACAGTCAAG GCAATGGAGATTGTTGTATTGCTCATAGAGTATTTTCTGGCATATTGCGATCTGATGTCATGTGTATGGCTTGCGGTTTCACATCAACAACCTATGATCCATGTGTAGATATCTCTTTGGATCTGGAACCAAATCTAGGGGGATCTTCAAAGATGGCAGCCGCAAGGTCAAATCTTTCTTGCAATGGGGAGGCAGATTGCATGAACTCAAGCCAAAACCAGAGATTATCTTCCCTGGTGGGTTGTTTGGACCAATTCACTAGACCCGAAAAACTTGGGTCTGACCAGAAATTCTTCTGCCAACAGTGTCAGGTGCGGCAGGAATCTCTCAAACAAATGTCCATAAGAAAGCTTCCATTAGTTTCTTGTTTCCACATTAAAAGATTTGAGCATTCTTCGGTTCGGAAAATGTCAAGGAAGGTGGATCGTTATTTGcagtttccattttctttagACATGGCACCCTACCTCTCATCTTCAATCTTGAGAAGTCGATTTGGGAATAGGATTTTTCCTTTTGATGGAGATGAACAAGATGGTTGTAACGAGACGTCGtcagagtttgagttgtttgcTGTTATTACTCACAAAGGAAAATTGGACGCTGGTCATTATGTCACTTACTTGCGGTTAAGTAATCAATGGTATAAGTGCGATGATGCTTGGATTACCCAAGTCAATGAAAACATTGTCAGGGCTGCACAAGGATACATGATGTTTTATGTGCAGAAGATGCTCTATTACAAGGCAAGTGAGAAGCAGAGTGCTTCATAA
- the LOC120079638 gene encoding translocase of chloroplast 90, chloroplastic isoform X1, with translation MNHDKMKGVRDWLFSQLVSKSVVSSRPLLGSDSFFGEENKEHMDEDQDDEAAQATDIVAPIPPHTSDSGGNLENQDDLSLPQVGGDSSQSQHSSNNRVKMDVLTKIEDLQVQFFRLLLRIGQTQNNLLVEKVLYRIHLATLIQVGESDLKRVNLERGKARAKAAEQEAAGIPESNFTFRILVLGKTGVGKSATINSLFDQTKTATDAFQPATDHIQEIMGTINGIKVSIIDTPGLSQSSSGNMKRNKKIMFSVKRYIRKSPPDIVLYFDRLDLINKNHGDYLLMKLINEVFGSAIWFNTILVLTHCSSALPEGPDGYPVSFESYVAHCSEVLQQNIHQALSDLKLDNPVLLVENHPQCRKNIMGEKVLPNGQVWRSHFLLLCICTKVLGSINSLLKFQNCIELGPLAISRLPSLPHLLSSFLRYRSVSNPSDVDYDIEAILLDDNEEDEYDDLPSIRILTKSQFEKLSNSQKREYLDELDYRETLYLKKQLREEYQKRKEIKLLKDRDLLHNDNNYDLQALPEADAVLPDMAVPPSFDSDCPVHRYRCIAIDDQWIVRPVLDPQGWDHDVGFDGINLETAMEMNKNVFTSVTGQLSKDKHVFNIQSECAASYMDSRGSSYTLGLDVQSAGTDRMYTVHSNAKLGSIKHNLPGVGVSLTSFKRNCYYGAKLEDTISLGKRVKFVVNGGRIEGAGQMAYGGSVEATLKGRDYPVRNDHLKLTMTVLSFDKETILGGNVESEFRLSRSMRLSVNANLNTRKMGQICIKASSCEHLQIALVSAFTILRALLRRKEIETL, from the exons ATGAACCATG ACAAAATGAAGGGTGTTAGAGACTGGTTGTTTTCTCAGTTAGTATCCAAGTCAGTGGTTTCATCAAGACCATTACTGGGGAGTGACAGTTTCTTTGGCGAGGAAAATAAAGAGCATATGGATGAAGACCAAGATGATGAAG CTGCACAAGCAACCGATATAGTAGCACCCATTCCCCCTCATACATCAGACTCTGGTGGGAATTTGGAGAATCAAGATGATTTGTCCCTGCCACAGGTTGGTGGAGATTCATCCCAATCTCAACACAGCTCTAATAACAGGGTAAAGATGGATGTGTTAACAAAGATTGAGGACCTCCAAGTTCAGTTCTTTCGACTTCTATTGAGAATTGGGCAGACACAGAACAATTTGCTAGTGGAAAAGGTTCTATATCGAATACATCTAGCAACTCTGATACAGGTAGGGGAATCTGATCTTAAAAGAGTAAACCTTGAAAGGGGCAAAGCCAGAGCAAAAGCAGCTGAACAAGAAGCAGCTGGGATACCAGAATCAAACTTCACATTTAGAATACTTGTACTGGGAAAAACAGGAGTTGGTAAGAGTGCTACAATAAACTCCCTCTTTGATCAAACAAAAACTGCAACTGATGCATTTCAACCTGCAACTGATCATATTCAGGAGATTATGGGAACGATTAACGGGATTAAAGTATCCATCATTGATACCCCTGGTCTTTCACAATCGTCCTCAGGAAATAtgaagagaaataaaaaaataatgttttctGTGAAGAGATATATAAGGAAATCCCCACCAGATATTGTTTTGTACTTTGATCGCCTTGACCTCATAAATAAGAATCATGGTGACTACCTTTTGATGAAGCTAATAAATGAGGTCTTTGGTTCTGCAATTTGGTTCAACACCATCCTAGTCTTGACTCATTGTTCCTCAGCTCTTCCGGAAGGACCTGATGGATATCCTGTCTCCTTCGAATCATATGTGGCCCATTGCTCCGAGGTTTTGCAGCAAAATATACATCAAGCATTGTCTGACCTGAAACTTGACAATCCCGTCCTTTTGGTTGAGAACCATCCTCAGTGTAGGAAAAATATTATGGGGGAAAAAGTTCTTCCAAACGGACAGGTCTGGAGATCACATTTCTTGTTGTTGTGCATTTGTACTAAAGTTTTGGGCAGCATTAATTCcctattgaaatttcaaaattgcaTTGAGCTAGGACCATTAGCTATTTCTCGGCTGCCTTCACTTCCCCACTTACTCTCATCCTTTTTACGGTACCGAAGCGTGTCAAATCCATCAGATGTGGACTATGACATCGAAGCTATTCTACTTGACGACAATGAAGAAGATGAGTATGACGATCTACCTTCTATTCGTATTCTGACAAAATCTCAATTCGAGAAATTGTCAAACTCACAGAAAAGGGAATACCTGGATGAGCTGGATTACAGGGAAACTCTATATTTAAAGAAACAGTTAAGAGAAGAGTATCAAAAGAGGAAGGAGATCAAGCTTTTAAAAGATAGAGACTTGTTACACAATGATAATAATTATGATTTGCAGGCATTGCCGGAGGCAGATGCTGTCCTTCCAGATATGGCCGTTCCCCCCAGTTTTGACTCAGATTGTCCTGTTCACAGATATCGTTGCATTGCAATAGATGATCAGTGGATTGTAAGACCTGTTCTTGACCCACAAGGATGGGATCACGATGTAGGCTTTGACGGGATAAATCTGGAAACAGCAATGGAGATGAACAAAAATGTTTTTACCTCAGTCACTGGACAGTTGAGCAAGGATAAGCATGTATTTAACATTCAGTCTGAGTGTGCTGCTTCTTACATGGATTCTAGGGGATCTTCTTATACTTTAGGTCTAGATGTTCAATCTGCTGGTACAGATAGGATGTACACTGTTCATAGCAATGCAAAGCTGGGGAGCATTAAACACAACCTTCCTGGGGTTGGAGTTTCTCTGACATCTTTCAAGAGAAATTGCTATTATGGGGCGAAGCTCGAGGATACCATATCTTTAGGTAAGAGAGTGAAGTTTGTAGTCAATGGCGGTCGTATAGAAGGAGCGGGACAAATGGCATATGGTGGGAGTGTAGAAGCTACTTTAAAAGGTAGAGACTACCCAGTGAGGAATGACCATCTCAAGCTAACAATGACAGTTCTCTCTTTCGACAAGGAAACAATCCTGGGTGGGAACGTAGAGTCTGAGTTTCGGCTTAGTCGAAGCATGAGACTGTCAGTTAATGCCAACTTAAATACCCGTAAAATGGGTCAGATCTGCATAAAAGCAAGTAGCTGTGAGCATTTGCAGATTGCTCTGGTTTCTGCTTTTACAATCTTGAGAGCCCTTCTGCGTAGAAAGGAAATCGAAACATTGTAG
- the LOC120079638 gene encoding translocase of chloroplast 90, chloroplastic isoform X2, with the protein MKGVRDWLFSQLVSKSVVSSRPLLGSDSFFGEENKEHMDEDQDDEAAQATDIVAPIPPHTSDSGGNLENQDDLSLPQVGGDSSQSQHSSNNRVKMDVLTKIEDLQVQFFRLLLRIGQTQNNLLVEKVLYRIHLATLIQVGESDLKRVNLERGKARAKAAEQEAAGIPESNFTFRILVLGKTGVGKSATINSLFDQTKTATDAFQPATDHIQEIMGTINGIKVSIIDTPGLSQSSSGNMKRNKKIMFSVKRYIRKSPPDIVLYFDRLDLINKNHGDYLLMKLINEVFGSAIWFNTILVLTHCSSALPEGPDGYPVSFESYVAHCSEVLQQNIHQALSDLKLDNPVLLVENHPQCRKNIMGEKVLPNGQVWRSHFLLLCICTKVLGSINSLLKFQNCIELGPLAISRLPSLPHLLSSFLRYRSVSNPSDVDYDIEAILLDDNEEDEYDDLPSIRILTKSQFEKLSNSQKREYLDELDYRETLYLKKQLREEYQKRKEIKLLKDRDLLHNDNNYDLQALPEADAVLPDMAVPPSFDSDCPVHRYRCIAIDDQWIVRPVLDPQGWDHDVGFDGINLETAMEMNKNVFTSVTGQLSKDKHVFNIQSECAASYMDSRGSSYTLGLDVQSAGTDRMYTVHSNAKLGSIKHNLPGVGVSLTSFKRNCYYGAKLEDTISLGKRVKFVVNGGRIEGAGQMAYGGSVEATLKGRDYPVRNDHLKLTMTVLSFDKETILGGNVESEFRLSRSMRLSVNANLNTRKMGQICIKASSCEHLQIALVSAFTILRALLRRKEIETL; encoded by the exons ATGAAGGGTGTTAGAGACTGGTTGTTTTCTCAGTTAGTATCCAAGTCAGTGGTTTCATCAAGACCATTACTGGGGAGTGACAGTTTCTTTGGCGAGGAAAATAAAGAGCATATGGATGAAGACCAAGATGATGAAG CTGCACAAGCAACCGATATAGTAGCACCCATTCCCCCTCATACATCAGACTCTGGTGGGAATTTGGAGAATCAAGATGATTTGTCCCTGCCACAGGTTGGTGGAGATTCATCCCAATCTCAACACAGCTCTAATAACAGGGTAAAGATGGATGTGTTAACAAAGATTGAGGACCTCCAAGTTCAGTTCTTTCGACTTCTATTGAGAATTGGGCAGACACAGAACAATTTGCTAGTGGAAAAGGTTCTATATCGAATACATCTAGCAACTCTGATACAGGTAGGGGAATCTGATCTTAAAAGAGTAAACCTTGAAAGGGGCAAAGCCAGAGCAAAAGCAGCTGAACAAGAAGCAGCTGGGATACCAGAATCAAACTTCACATTTAGAATACTTGTACTGGGAAAAACAGGAGTTGGTAAGAGTGCTACAATAAACTCCCTCTTTGATCAAACAAAAACTGCAACTGATGCATTTCAACCTGCAACTGATCATATTCAGGAGATTATGGGAACGATTAACGGGATTAAAGTATCCATCATTGATACCCCTGGTCTTTCACAATCGTCCTCAGGAAATAtgaagagaaataaaaaaataatgttttctGTGAAGAGATATATAAGGAAATCCCCACCAGATATTGTTTTGTACTTTGATCGCCTTGACCTCATAAATAAGAATCATGGTGACTACCTTTTGATGAAGCTAATAAATGAGGTCTTTGGTTCTGCAATTTGGTTCAACACCATCCTAGTCTTGACTCATTGTTCCTCAGCTCTTCCGGAAGGACCTGATGGATATCCTGTCTCCTTCGAATCATATGTGGCCCATTGCTCCGAGGTTTTGCAGCAAAATATACATCAAGCATTGTCTGACCTGAAACTTGACAATCCCGTCCTTTTGGTTGAGAACCATCCTCAGTGTAGGAAAAATATTATGGGGGAAAAAGTTCTTCCAAACGGACAGGTCTGGAGATCACATTTCTTGTTGTTGTGCATTTGTACTAAAGTTTTGGGCAGCATTAATTCcctattgaaatttcaaaattgcaTTGAGCTAGGACCATTAGCTATTTCTCGGCTGCCTTCACTTCCCCACTTACTCTCATCCTTTTTACGGTACCGAAGCGTGTCAAATCCATCAGATGTGGACTATGACATCGAAGCTATTCTACTTGACGACAATGAAGAAGATGAGTATGACGATCTACCTTCTATTCGTATTCTGACAAAATCTCAATTCGAGAAATTGTCAAACTCACAGAAAAGGGAATACCTGGATGAGCTGGATTACAGGGAAACTCTATATTTAAAGAAACAGTTAAGAGAAGAGTATCAAAAGAGGAAGGAGATCAAGCTTTTAAAAGATAGAGACTTGTTACACAATGATAATAATTATGATTTGCAGGCATTGCCGGAGGCAGATGCTGTCCTTCCAGATATGGCCGTTCCCCCCAGTTTTGACTCAGATTGTCCTGTTCACAGATATCGTTGCATTGCAATAGATGATCAGTGGATTGTAAGACCTGTTCTTGACCCACAAGGATGGGATCACGATGTAGGCTTTGACGGGATAAATCTGGAAACAGCAATGGAGATGAACAAAAATGTTTTTACCTCAGTCACTGGACAGTTGAGCAAGGATAAGCATGTATTTAACATTCAGTCTGAGTGTGCTGCTTCTTACATGGATTCTAGGGGATCTTCTTATACTTTAGGTCTAGATGTTCAATCTGCTGGTACAGATAGGATGTACACTGTTCATAGCAATGCAAAGCTGGGGAGCATTAAACACAACCTTCCTGGGGTTGGAGTTTCTCTGACATCTTTCAAGAGAAATTGCTATTATGGGGCGAAGCTCGAGGATACCATATCTTTAGGTAAGAGAGTGAAGTTTGTAGTCAATGGCGGTCGTATAGAAGGAGCGGGACAAATGGCATATGGTGGGAGTGTAGAAGCTACTTTAAAAGGTAGAGACTACCCAGTGAGGAATGACCATCTCAAGCTAACAATGACAGTTCTCTCTTTCGACAAGGAAACAATCCTGGGTGGGAACGTAGAGTCTGAGTTTCGGCTTAGTCGAAGCATGAGACTGTCAGTTAATGCCAACTTAAATACCCGTAAAATGGGTCAGATCTGCATAAAAGCAAGTAGCTGTGAGCATTTGCAGATTGCTCTGGTTTCTGCTTTTACAATCTTGAGAGCCCTTCTGCGTAGAAAGGAAATCGAAACATTGTAG